A stretch of Mytilus edulis chromosome 11, xbMytEdul2.2, whole genome shotgun sequence DNA encodes these proteins:
- the LOC139494344 gene encoding uncharacterized protein — MDISRLKSLRAGNKAAVTKVFKKLEEAIGDSEIDTEEVSTLLEAIEKKKKTLASIDEQILNAVESEDITNEILETDEYYLDLEGKIRKFKKFLKPVPKATSSILDSSAPEFVPYTNPFTHTSQQLSQSSSTSSNNHRLPKLSLPNFNGDILQWQYFWDSYETTIHHNHTLTDIQKCSYLNSLLQFEAANVISGLTMTNPNYHKAIELLRNRYGQPHKIINAYMRALLDIPAPHDTLESLRTFHDKSEAYIRGLESLGQCQEMYGSFDTSNSREDTA, encoded by the coding sequence ATGGACATCAGCCGACTAAAATCCTTGAGAGCGGGGAACAAAGCAGCagtaacaaaagtttttaaaaaactgGAGGAAGCCATCGGAGATTCAGAAATAGACACGGAGGAAGTATCAACATTGCTCGAAGCAATTGAGAAGAAAAAGAAGACGTTAGCCTCAATAGACGAACAGATATTAAATGCAGTCGAATCAGAAGATATAACAAATGAAATTCTTGAAACAGATGAGTATTATTTAGATTTAGAGGGTAAAATTCgaaaatttaaaaagttcttAAAACCCGTACCAAAAGCAACATCTTCGATACTAGATTCAAGCGCACCAGAGTTTGTTCCGTACACAAACCCATTTACTCACACAAGTCAGCAATTATCTCAGTCAAGTTCGACCTCAAGTAATAACCATCGCCTACCAAAGCTATCTCTTCCCAATTTTAATGGAGACATTTTACAATGGCAATATTTCTGGGATTCATACGAAACCACGATTCATCACAATCACACATTAACTGACATTCAGAAATGTTCGTACTTGAACTCATTGCTTCAATTTGAAGCTGCAAACGtaatttcaggattgaccatgACAAATCCAAACTACCACAAAGCAATTGAATTATTGAGAAACCGCTATGGGCAACCACATAAAATCATTAATGCATATATGAGAGCACTACTTGATATACCCGCACCACATGATACATTAGAAAGTTTGAGAACATTTCATGACAAATCGGAAGCCTACATACGGGGTCTAGAGTCTCTCGGACAATGTCAGGAAATGTACGGATCGTTTGATACCAGTAATTCTCGGGAAGATACCGCATGA
- the LOC139494345 gene encoding uncharacterized protein has protein sequence MLYTASEERSTVLLKTAFSPVVHKNTCIDARILFDEGAQRSFITEELAAKLDIKIEGSETLSIATFGSTTKKVRNLDKTTINLKSTEGDLIPIKVLIVPTIASPLQTHNIGIPQKFSYLRGLQLAHPVMDGEQFEISLLIGGDFYWDIVQDKIVRGNGPTAVSSKIGYLLSGPVPTRASNASFSMMNILVCHKQEECDLEKFWKLESLGIDAKEQNDPDLAESIENYLQTSITKKNDKYIAKLPWRENAPELPTNEDIAKRRTESVIRRLKKDPEMFRKYGEIITDQEQRGFIEKVCDESTCTNKVHYIPHHPVKKDSVTTPIRIVYNCSCRANDSSPCLNDCLATYPPIMTDLTEILVRFRMYKYAVTADIEKAFLHIELDVDDRDVTRFYWLENPMDTESRLITYRFKVVLFGATCSPFMLSATLMKHFRDNPSTTSTELQRNVYVDNVLTSFTDKQSLLKFYTESRKLLSEAGFNLRSWNSNSTELQNVAGLDKIGDNDDIVKILGMRWDRESDDLKFQQIEFMEKDRMITKREVLRTSSRIFDPLGLITPITVKAKLFMQTLWKAKLDWDECLSDELRSKWQVIALDIEEATKIVFPRMLTEGVINEKTSLHIFTDASQLAYGACAYLVTANSSILVMAKNRVVPVKPISLPRLELMGALIGARLATHLLKVIPTEHVYMWSDSQIVLSWIKSSKILKPFVENRLKEIRKLTENAEWNYCPTDDNPADYLTRGIYAKQLYNNSLWMNGPQWILNRKKLADMDEEN, from the coding sequence ATGTTGTATACCGCTAGCGAAGAAAGGTCCACTGTTTTATTGAAAACCGCATTCAGTCCAGTCGTtcacaaaaatacatgtatagatgCAAGAATACTCTTTGACGAGGGAGCTCAGCGCTCATTTATAACGGAAGAACTAGCAGCTAAATTGGACATTAAAATAGAGGGGTCTGAAACATTAAGTATAGCTACATTTGGAAGTACTACGAAAAAGGTGAGAAATCTTgacaaaacaacaattaatcttaAGTCTACAGAAGGAGATTTAATCCCGATTAAAGTTTTAATTGTACCAACCATTGCTTCACCACTTCAAACTCACAACATAGGAATACCGCAGAAGTTTTCATATTTACGTGGTCTACAATTAGCACACCCAGTCATGGATGGAGAGCAATTTGAAATATCCTTATTAATTGGAGGTGATTTTTACTGGGACATAGTTCAAGACAAAATAGTGCGTGGAAACGGTCCAACCGCAGTTAGCTCGAAAATTGGATATTTACTTTCCGGTCCTGTCCCTACACGAGCCAGTAATGCATCTTTCTCAATGATGAATATACTAGTATGTCACAAACAAGAAGAGTGCGATCTTGAAAAATTTTGGAAGCTTGAATCGTTGGGAATTGACGCTAAAGAACAAAATGATCCAGACCTAGCTGAATCAATTGAAAATTACTTACAAACCTCTATTACGAAGAAAAATGATAAGTATATTGCGAAATTACCATGGAGAGAGAATGCGCCAGAACTACCGACAAATGAAGACATCGCAAAACGCAGAACGGAAAGCGTTATTCGTCGACTGAAGAAGGATCCCGAGATGTTCCGAAAGTATGGTGAGATAATTACAGACCAAGAACAAAGAGGATTCATTGAAAAGGTATGTGATGAAAGTACATGCACAAACAAGGTTCATTACATTCCGCATCATCCCGTAAAAAAGGATTCAGTCACCACCCCGATACGCATAGTATATAACTGTAGTTGTAGAGCGAACGACAGTAGTCCTTGTCTTAACGATTGCCTAGCAACATATCCACCAATTATGACTGATTTGACGGAGATATTAGTACGCTTTAGAATGTATAAATATGCAGTTACAGCAGATATTGAAAAAGCATTTTTGCATATTGAATTAGATGTTGATGACAGAGATGTCACAAGATTTTATTGGTTAGAGAATCCCATGGACACAGAAAGCCGTTTGATTACTTACCGGTTTAAAGTTGTACTTTTCGGCGCCACCTGTTCGCCATTCATGTTAAGCGCCACGCTAATGAAACATTTTAGAGACAATCCGTCAACTACATCAACTGAATTACAGAGAAATGTATACGTGGATAACGTTCTGACCAGTTTTACAGATAAACAATCACTTTTGAAATTCTACACGGAGTCAAGAAAATTATTGTCAGAAGCAGGATTCAACTTACGGTCTTGGAATTCTAATAGTACGGAATTACAGAACGTCGCAGGACTAGACAAGATCGGCGACAATGACGACATAGTCAAAATTTTAGGCATGAGATGGGATAGGGAATCCGATGATTTGAAATTTCAACAGATTGAATTTATGGAAAAGGACAGAATGATAACAAAACGCGAGGTTTTGCGCACATCGTCTAGAATTTTCGACCCCCTTGGATTAATCACGCCAATTACGGTGAAAGCTAAGCTGTTTATGCAAACTTTATGGAAGGCAAAGTTGGATTGGGATGAATGTTTGTCCGACGAACTGAGAAGTAAATGGCAGGTAATAGCTTTAGATATCGAGGAGGCTACCAAAATAGTATTTCCACGAATGTTAACGGAAGGAGTAATTAACGAGAAAACGTCACTACATATTTTCACAGACGCCAGTCAGTTAGCATACGGAGCTTGTGCTTACTTAGTTACAGCAAATTCATCGATCCTCGTCATGGCTAAAAACAGAGTAGTACCCGTTAAACCGATTTCATTACCACGTTTAGAACTTATGGGCGCGCTTATCGGCGCCAGATTAGCAACGCATCTTCTTAAAGTCATACCAACAGAACATGTGTATATGTGGAGCGATAGCCAAATTGTTTTGAGTTGGATTAAATCGTCAAAAATCTTAAAACCGTTCGTAGAAAATCGACTTAAAGAAATACGAAAATTAACAGAGAATGCTGAATGGAATTATTGTCCAACAGATGACAATCCAGCTGATTACTTAACTCGCGGAATTTACGCTAAACAACTTTATAACAACAGCTTATGGATGAACGGTCCACAATGGATTTTAAATCGTAAAAAATTGGCCGACATGGACGAGGAAAATTGA
- the LOC139494347 gene encoding uncharacterized protein: MITVSDEKTDDESTNALTQTISCIDIQRYRSLEKAIRVTAYVLRFIQNLRNSRDKRTIGFISVEERCKALEVLIVAAQQQTFKDEIDSLNSSSQKKVQLVRQLKLYTDKSGLLRCTGRIQNAPVKESTKYPLLLPTHHSLTSLIVMDAHTKTLHAGLNSTIAYIQQNYWIPRIRQCVKSQIRKCVQCIKISGMPYSAPDPPPLPKDRVNYDYPFSVTGVDFTGALYTKGKHNELSKTYICLFTCAATRAIHLEIVTDLTEESFMLAFKRFVARRSTPRIMLSDNATTFKAAAEKITRSSKDNRIQEKLADQGTEWKFIPNRAPWFGGFWERLIGLTKKSIKAILGKSCVSTEMLNTIVIEIEGTLNNRPITHISTDIKDPEPLTPAHLLYGRRLDNQSEQHIDSATSEDLHVKLNKNLQRNNELINHFRSRWKHEYLTSLREFHRTSGRNEQTIQIGDIVQVHNDTNRIMWKLAVVQDLVRGKDGLIRSAVIKTDTGITNRPIVKLYPLEIRSTHDDSE, translated from the coding sequence ATGATAACTGTTAGCGATGAAAAAACAGACGATGAAAGTACAAATGCTTTAACACAGACAATTTCATGTATAGATATACAACGATACAGATCTTTAGAAAAAGCAATTAGAGTAACAGCATACGTCTTGCGCTTTATACAGAATTTACGGAACTCAAGAGATAAACGGACAATCGGATTTATCAGTGTTGAGGAGCGATGTAAAGCATTAGAAGTTCTAATAGTAGCAGCACAACAGCAAACATTTAAGGATGAAATTGACAGCTTGAATTCATCTTCACAGAAAAAAGTGCAACTTGTTCGACAACTTAAACTTTATACAGACAAAAGCGGATTACTACGTTGTACCGGGAGAATACAAAACGCACCTGTTAAGGAGAGTACTAAATATCCGTTGTTATTGCCAACACACCACAGTCTTACGTCCTTAATCGTAATGGATGCACACACAAAGACTTTACATGCCGGACTTAACAGTACAATCGCATATATTCAACAGAATTACTGGATACCGAGAATAAGGCAGTGCGTAAAATCACAAATTCGTAAATGCGTTCAATGCATTAAAATATCAGGAATGCCTTACAGCGCACCCGATCCGCCACCGCTTCCTAAAGATCGAGTCAACTACGATTATCCTTTTTCAGTAACCGGCGTTGATTTCACAGGAGCTTTGTATACAAAAGGAAAACACAACGAATTAagcaaaacatatatttgtttattcactTGCGCCGCTACACGAGCTATACACTTAGAGATAGTCACAGATTTAACCGAGGAGTCTTTCATGCTTGCTTTTAAAAGATTTGTCGCTAGGAGATCTACACCAAGGATTATGTTGTCCGATAATGCAACAACCTTCAAGGCAGCCGCCGAAAAGATTACAAGATCAAGCAAAGACAACCGAATACAAGAAAAACTTGCCGATCAAGGAACGGAGTGGAAATTCATACCCAACCGAGCACCGTGGTTTGGAGGCTTTTGGGAACGCCTAATTGGACTCACGAAAAAGTCAATTAAAGCAATACTAGGAAAGTCATGTGTCTCTACGGAAATGTTGAATACAATTGTAATCGAAATCGAGGGAACTCTAAATAATCGTCCTATAACTCACATTTCTACTGATATTAAAGATCCTGAACCGCTGACGCCAGCGCACCTTTTATATGGTCGTCGACTTGACAACCAATCGGAACAGCATATTGACAGTGCTACTTCCGAAGATTTGCACGTGAAACTCAATAAAAATTTACAGAGAAATAATGAACTAATCAACCATTTTCGCTCAAGATGGAAACACGAATATCTGACGTCACTCCGTGAATTTCACCGTACATCTGGaagaaacgaacaaacaatacaaataggTGACATTGTACAAGTACACAATGACACAAATCGTATAATGTGGAAATTAGCAGTTGTACAAGATTTAGTTCGTGGAAAGGATGGACTCATTCGATCAGCTGTTATCAAGACCGACACAGGAATCACCAACCGTCCGATTGTGAAGCTCTATCCGTTGGAAATACGCAGTACACATGATGACAGTGAATGA